From one Lysinibacillus sp. G4S2 genomic stretch:
- the dinG gene encoding ATP-dependent DNA helicase DinG, which produces MMESQKYAIVDLETTGHSPANGDRMIQIAIVIMKDWKIERTFTKFIYPGKSIPIFIQDLTHITDEDVKDALPFEAHADYIYELLADCVFVAHNADFDLSFLQAEFKRAGLPKWHGKKMDTVELAKILFPMSLSFKLGDLAADLNIELANAHRADDDARATAELFKHCWKELLVLPQLTLEQMHKRSFRLKSNLSQLFFEALQIKRQHVTANENVSYYRNLAISDGRKKHTNNAEIVSYPQTAADKASLMTKAMPNFEQRPAQFEMMDIIWKELNNKRECVIEASTGIGKTAGYLLPAILYARAVDKKIAISTYTSHLQEQLVEEELPKIEKILGTKVNIAVLKGMHHYIDLTRFEQCMAYADESYDDTFTILQILVWLTKTETGVLSELNVSGGGQLFLEKIRKMPDEKPSRGFDFYEQALTNSEFADCIVTNHSMVLSDLVRQTPIFTQIDGWIIDEAHQFIQAAMQQDEIVFSYTQWKYIFGQIGTMEETALFLQFSQAAKKKHRVPMQNLQRLDAQFIRLQRTFDETIQRVVQKMQQQIKGKQANRKCTLFLEDVSLVKEPLLQVSKLTQQWLDLATEVGQAFGNNIEQLDKNELYILSEWHYWIREMKVKIAEWEEIFLSPQDDNSVWLEFDLRSVPGSLHVFKKPVNVTPIIEKVLAPLRKQASIVWTSGTLTVPGNERFVTRQLGISDSVQVIKLQAPPSYYAGAKAFIVTDMPDIQHVSQDEYIEAVAHAITRTVRMTEGRCFVLFTAQDMLRKTVELIQDSELLDDYMLFAQGVTGGSRMRILKSFQKFSHAVLFGTNSFWEGVDVPGDALASVIVVRLPFSSPEEPVFKARAKHLAAQGRNSFNELSLPEAIMRFKQGFGRLIRSSQDKGAFIVLDRRISTKSYGKEFIKALPLIDVKKLQLPELLKELNDWQK; this is translated from the coding sequence ATGATGGAAAGTCAAAAGTATGCAATTGTTGATTTAGAGACGACTGGTCATTCACCGGCAAATGGGGACCGAATGATTCAAATAGCAATTGTTATTATGAAAGATTGGAAAATTGAACGTACCTTTACGAAGTTTATTTATCCAGGAAAATCCATTCCAATTTTCATTCAGGATTTAACGCATATTACGGATGAGGATGTAAAGGATGCCTTGCCGTTTGAGGCACATGCTGACTACATATATGAATTGCTTGCTGATTGTGTATTTGTCGCGCATAATGCGGATTTTGACTTATCCTTTTTACAAGCGGAGTTCAAGCGTGCAGGTTTACCGAAATGGCACGGTAAAAAGATGGACACGGTTGAACTAGCCAAAATATTGTTCCCTATGTCACTGAGCTTTAAGCTAGGTGATTTAGCGGCAGATTTAAATATAGAGCTGGCAAATGCACACCGAGCAGATGACGATGCCAGAGCAACTGCTGAGCTCTTTAAACATTGCTGGAAGGAGTTACTCGTTCTCCCTCAGCTAACTCTTGAACAAATGCATAAACGTTCATTCAGATTGAAATCAAATTTATCCCAGTTGTTCTTCGAGGCACTTCAAATTAAACGACAGCATGTAACTGCTAATGAGAATGTCTCCTACTACCGCAATTTGGCTATTAGTGATGGACGAAAAAAGCATACAAATAATGCAGAGATTGTATCATACCCACAAACAGCAGCTGACAAAGCATCATTAATGACAAAGGCGATGCCGAATTTTGAGCAACGACCTGCACAATTCGAAATGATGGACATTATTTGGAAGGAATTAAATAACAAGAGGGAGTGCGTTATAGAGGCTTCAACAGGTATTGGTAAAACAGCAGGTTATCTACTCCCTGCAATTTTGTATGCCCGAGCAGTCGATAAAAAAATTGCGATTAGCACATACACGTCACACTTGCAGGAGCAGCTTGTTGAAGAAGAATTACCCAAGATTGAAAAAATCCTTGGCACTAAAGTAAATATTGCTGTTCTAAAGGGTATGCATCATTATATTGATCTTACACGCTTTGAGCAATGTATGGCTTATGCTGATGAATCCTATGATGATACCTTTACGATTTTACAAATTCTTGTTTGGCTTACTAAAACAGAAACAGGGGTGTTAAGTGAGCTCAATGTTTCAGGCGGAGGACAGCTGTTTTTAGAGAAAATCCGCAAAATGCCTGATGAGAAACCATCAAGAGGCTTTGATTTCTATGAGCAAGCGTTAACAAATAGTGAGTTTGCCGATTGTATTGTAACGAATCATTCTATGGTACTCAGTGATTTAGTCCGCCAAACACCGATCTTTACACAAATCGACGGATGGATTATTGATGAAGCCCATCAATTTATTCAAGCTGCAATGCAGCAAGACGAAATTGTTTTCTCTTATACACAGTGGAAGTATATTTTCGGTCAAATTGGCACGATGGAGGAGACTGCCTTATTCCTACAATTTAGTCAGGCAGCTAAGAAAAAACACCGCGTTCCTATGCAAAACTTGCAGCGATTAGATGCACAATTTATTCGCCTGCAACGAACTTTCGATGAAACGATTCAGCGTGTTGTTCAAAAAATGCAGCAACAAATAAAAGGAAAACAAGCTAATCGAAAATGCACTTTATTTTTAGAGGATGTATCGCTAGTTAAAGAACCACTTTTACAAGTGAGCAAGCTCACGCAGCAGTGGCTTGATCTTGCGACAGAAGTAGGTCAGGCCTTTGGAAATAATATTGAGCAATTAGATAAAAATGAGCTCTATATATTATCAGAGTGGCATTATTGGATTCGTGAAATGAAGGTGAAAATCGCCGAGTGGGAGGAAATTTTCCTATCGCCACAGGATGATAATTCAGTGTGGCTAGAATTTGATTTACGGAGCGTTCCAGGAAGCTTACATGTCTTTAAAAAGCCAGTTAATGTCACTCCTATTATCGAAAAAGTACTTGCACCACTTCGTAAGCAGGCAAGCATAGTGTGGACTTCAGGTACTTTAACTGTACCAGGCAATGAACGTTTTGTGACGCGTCAGCTTGGTATTTCTGATAGTGTGCAAGTGATAAAGCTACAAGCACCGCCATCCTATTATGCAGGAGCGAAGGCATTTATTGTTACAGATATGCCTGATATTCAACATGTGTCACAGGATGAATATATTGAAGCGGTCGCCCACGCAATTACACGTACGGTACGGATGACTGAAGGACGATGTTTCGTTTTATTTACGGCGCAGGACATGCTTCGCAAAACAGTGGAGCTTATTCAAGATAGTGAACTCCTTGATGACTATATGCTTTTTGCACAAGGTGTAACGGGTGGTAGTCGTATGCGAATTCTGAAATCATTCCAAAAGTTTAGCCATGCGGTACTCTTTGGTACAAACAGCTTTTGGGAAGGCGTGGACGTTCCAGGTGACGCACTTGCATCGGTTATTGTTGTACGCTTACCGTTTTCCTCGCCAGAAGAGCCTGTATTTAAAGCGCGAGCTAAACACCTTGCCGCTCAAGGTCGTAATTCCTTCAATGAGCTATCATTACCGGAAGCCATCATGCGCTTTAAACAAGGCTTTGGTCGTCTGATCCGTTCATCACAGGATAAAGGAGCTTTTATAGTTTTAGACCGCCGCATTTCAACAAAGTCGTACGGTAAGGAGTTTATTAAGGCATTACCACTGATTGATGTAAAGAAATTGCAGCTTCCTGAGTTGTTAAAGGAACTTAATGATTGGCAGAAATAG
- a CDS encoding GGDEF domain-containing protein — translation MMKNKIIKTNLLFYFFIVVLIVTFTQFSLPCHAAELSEPIILGKHYDIFRDPSKKITIEDLISGTYDHSFVASKDDYLFFWHTNDTIWLRLDADEILKDKEESYWLEVTDKLDSIEMFLVKEDGSYNVQKRGISNIDEQNIHYRSNLFQIHDPSVKEIYIKLDGELPLNSISYLFTTDSFINKIIDYKYLTGIFYGFLSALLIYNLFLFFSLKDKAYFYYVLYMFSFILYQATLNSLDIELVGQLLPKWFFLKSAAISGNILLICMILFSKEFLELKNYLPRFHKIGNFLLWISILSLIASFIVPDVEFANNLTIILSVVVFIFLWLSGLFVLLKGQKMARFYMVGWTVLLGSIIVQALAFLSIIPFHPVIFEDIPAIGAIFESIFLSLALGDKINIIKKEHQEMQQTLNETLEHKVKERTQELERAKLELEKLANTDRLTQIPNRVKLDDVLEEAIEHAQHHEAPFAIILLDIDFFKEVNDEFGHQVGDLVLMNVAEILQNTIREQDTVGRWGGEEFLVICPQTKLDGAIKLSEKLRQQLENYQFPIVQRKTSSFGVTSYVDGDSLNTLLSRCDKALYQAKEKGRNCVEFLKDDVNVSSQL, via the coding sequence ATGATGAAAAATAAAATTATTAAAACCAACCTATTATTTTATTTTTTTATCGTCGTATTGATAGTCACTTTTACACAATTTAGCTTACCATGTCACGCAGCTGAATTATCAGAACCAATTATATTGGGTAAGCATTATGATATTTTTCGTGACCCGTCAAAAAAAATTACAATAGAAGATTTAATAAGTGGTACATATGATCATTCCTTTGTTGCTAGTAAAGACGATTATTTATTCTTTTGGCATACGAATGATACGATTTGGCTACGGTTAGATGCCGATGAAATATTGAAGGATAAAGAGGAGTCCTACTGGTTAGAGGTGACAGACAAGTTAGATAGCATTGAAATGTTTTTAGTGAAAGAAGATGGCTCCTATAATGTTCAAAAGAGAGGCATTTCAAATATTGACGAACAAAACATTCATTATCGTTCTAATTTATTTCAAATCCATGACCCTTCCGTCAAAGAAATTTATATAAAATTAGATGGTGAATTACCATTAAATTCAATTTCCTATCTTTTCACTACGGATAGCTTTATCAATAAAATCATTGACTACAAATATTTAACAGGGATTTTTTATGGATTCTTGTCTGCACTTTTAATTTACAATTTATTTTTATTTTTTTCGTTAAAAGATAAGGCTTACTTTTACTATGTTTTGTATATGTTTAGTTTTATTCTCTATCAAGCTACTTTGAATTCTTTAGATATTGAACTAGTAGGTCAACTTTTGCCTAAATGGTTTTTTCTAAAATCTGCAGCGATAAGCGGAAATATCTTACTTATATGTATGATTCTATTCAGTAAAGAGTTTCTTGAACTAAAAAATTACTTACCTCGATTCCACAAAATCGGGAATTTTCTATTATGGATCTCTATACTATCTTTAATTGCTTCATTCATTGTTCCTGATGTTGAGTTTGCAAATAATTTAACAATTATTCTTTCTGTAGTTGTCTTTATTTTTCTTTGGTTATCGGGATTATTTGTGTTGTTAAAAGGTCAGAAAATGGCTAGATTTTATATGGTAGGTTGGACTGTTCTGCTTGGTTCCATCATTGTACAAGCACTGGCTTTTTTAAGTATTATTCCATTCCATCCAGTTATATTTGAGGATATTCCTGCAATTGGTGCTATTTTTGAATCTATATTTTTGTCATTAGCATTAGGCGATAAAATCAATATTATAAAAAAAGAGCATCAGGAAATGCAACAAACGCTCAATGAAACGCTCGAACATAAAGTAAAAGAACGAACACAAGAGCTAGAAAGAGCAAAACTTGAGCTTGAAAAATTAGCAAATACAGATCGCCTTACTCAAATTCCAAATCGTGTAAAGTTAGACGATGTGTTAGAAGAGGCTATTGAACATGCGCAACATCATGAGGCTCCGTTCGCTATTATTCTACTAGATATTGATTTTTTTAAAGAAGTCAATGATGAGTTCGGCCATCAAGTAGGCGACTTAGTTTTAATGAATGTAGCAGAGATATTGCAAAATACGATTCGCGAGCAAGATACAGTTGGCAGATGGGGTGGCGAGGAATTTTTAGTTATTTGTCCTCAAACTAAACTAGATGGTGCTATAAAGCTTTCTGAAAAGCTTCGTCAACAATTAGAAAATTATCAATTCCCTATTGTACAGCGAAAAACTAGTAGCTTTGGGGTAACTAGCTATGTAGATGGTGATTCATTAAATACTTTATTATCAAGATGTGATAAAGCATTATATCAAGCAAAAGAAAAAGGAAGAAATTGTGTTGAATTTTTAAAAGATGATGTCAATGTCTCCTCTCAATTATAA
- a CDS encoding DUF378 domain-containing protein yields the protein MSVVYRIALVLVIIGAINWGLIGFFRFDLVAYLFGGQTAVLSRWIYAFIGLAGIISLPILVMRFDEDEDFEPYTTRIDRNPSYGLEAGEEADFTEVETTEVETTEVKKVEKKDSPNKNKNKKK from the coding sequence ATGAGCGTAGTTTATAGAATCGCTTTAGTGTTAGTCATCATTGGAGCAATTAACTGGGGACTCATAGGATTCTTTAGATTTGATTTAGTTGCCTATTTGTTCGGTGGACAAACAGCGGTATTGTCACGATGGATTTATGCATTCATTGGGTTAGCCGGAATAATATCGTTACCGATTCTTGTTATGCGATTTGATGAGGATGAAGACTTTGAGCCTTATACTACTCGTATAGACCGAAACCCAAGCTATGGTTTGGAGGCAGGTGAAGAAGCCGATTTCACTGAAGTGGAAACAACTGAAGTGGAAACAACTGAAGTGAAAAAAGTAGAGAAAAAAGATTCACCAAACAAAAATAAAAACAAAAAAAAATAA
- a CDS encoding PucR family transcriptional regulator ligand-binding domain-containing protein: MGTIRKIVEGVQFPMLTLVAGHSGTYRRITGINVVESIDLIMFCRPNELVVTTGINLSSQGESLEQLVKLAFSKKVAGFIINTGPYIPDIPESVINFANKHDFPIFQMPWSYRIADLLKITFQFISNHHQELSIEEKILYNLLFHYKQNANYIKDQLALLGFPQGKEFAIISCTTNGLQTSIDRYEVMIQFAFQNRYKRFLKLKHKNHLIFLIDRAQINTPNTPFSKIVEEIYDKITQKNGYLDIIIGKGNYHKELENVRKSYDESLTVIQLAKLHNNRFLYKYKEIGAYKIIMAVQNQTLIKSYNQDILGQLYRYDELHNTDYVQFLRIFLEENGSTSRISERQFIHRNTVLYKLKKIETLLDMDLSNPFTKTNLYLAFLIEDVLTHQ; encoded by the coding sequence ATGGGGACGATTCGCAAAATTGTAGAGGGAGTTCAATTCCCAATGCTAACATTAGTAGCTGGACATAGCGGAACGTATCGAAGAATTACAGGGATTAACGTAGTGGAAAGCATCGATTTAATTATGTTTTGTAGACCTAATGAATTAGTCGTGACTACAGGGATTAATTTATCTTCACAAGGTGAATCCTTAGAACAGCTTGTAAAACTAGCTTTCTCTAAAAAAGTAGCAGGTTTTATTATTAACACCGGCCCATACATTCCAGATATACCAGAGTCAGTCATCAATTTCGCCAACAAACATGATTTCCCTATTTTTCAAATGCCTTGGAGTTATCGGATAGCAGATCTATTAAAAATAACCTTCCAATTTATTTCCAACCACCATCAAGAGCTTTCTATAGAAGAAAAGATTCTTTACAACTTACTTTTTCACTACAAACAAAACGCTAACTATATTAAAGATCAATTAGCACTGCTAGGTTTTCCACAAGGTAAAGAGTTTGCCATCATTTCATGCACAACAAATGGTTTACAAACTAGTATTGACCGTTATGAGGTCATGATTCAATTTGCATTTCAAAATAGATATAAACGCTTCTTAAAACTAAAACATAAAAATCACCTCATCTTTTTAATCGACAGAGCACAAATCAACACACCAAATACTCCCTTCTCAAAAATCGTTGAAGAAATATACGACAAAATAACGCAAAAAAATGGTTACTTGGATATTATCATTGGTAAAGGAAATTATCATAAAGAGCTTGAAAATGTTCGCAAAAGCTATGATGAATCGTTAACAGTAATCCAATTAGCAAAACTTCATAACAACCGTTTCCTATACAAATATAAAGAAATTGGTGCCTATAAAATTATCATGGCCGTGCAAAATCAAACATTAATCAAATCATATAATCAAGACATCTTAGGTCAGCTTTATCGCTATGATGAATTGCATAACACAGATTACGTACAATTTTTACGCATTTTTCTCGAGGAAAATGGTAGTACTAGCAGGATTAGCGAACGCCAATTTATTCATCGCAACACAGTCCTTTATAAACTAAAAAAAATAGAAACGCTATTAGATATGGACTTAAGTAACCCATTTACAAAAACAAATCTCTATCTCGCATTTCTGATTGAAGATGTGTTGACACATCAATAA
- a CDS encoding Zn-dependent hydrolase, with protein sequence MYKCNSRRLQELLEQFSQFGATENGGVTRLSLSNEDILARNYFCECCEELGMDIKVDDMGNIYAILPGKKDVPPIVMGSHLDSVEKGGKFDGVLGVLTAIEAIRTLKENEIELDIPIMIVNFTNEEGARFDPAMMSSGVISSKFEKEKMLQSVDKKGTSFKAALQASGYEGDQENRLKEALAYIELHIEQGPVLEAKQLEIGVVEGVLGMVCYEITVTGQSNHAGTTPMTMRQDPMIVTSKIIAYLHEELGKIDEQLVFTFGRMNVTPNIHTVIPNNVTFTIDSRHQKPEIMQKVEDILNNLPTEDMGCNIKPVKLWGRDTVYFDTNICNEVERACQSFGYTAHRMFSGAGHDAQYMASIVPSAMIFVPSINGKSHCEEEETTFEDCAKGADVLLETVLTLQTKFSIGETYTLH encoded by the coding sequence ATGTATAAGTGTAATAGTAGACGCTTGCAAGAGTTACTTGAACAATTTAGTCAATTTGGAGCTACTGAAAATGGTGGCGTAACCCGTTTGTCTCTTTCGAATGAAGATATTTTAGCAAGAAACTATTTTTGTGAGTGTTGTGAAGAATTAGGGATGGATATTAAAGTCGATGATATGGGCAATATTTATGCCATTCTACCCGGGAAAAAGGATGTCCCGCCAATTGTTATGGGGTCGCATTTAGATTCTGTTGAAAAGGGTGGGAAATTTGATGGTGTATTAGGCGTTTTAACGGCAATAGAGGCCATTAGAACGTTAAAGGAAAACGAGATCGAGCTAGATATCCCTATAATGATTGTTAATTTTACGAATGAAGAAGGCGCTCGTTTTGATCCGGCAATGATGAGCTCTGGTGTCATCTCATCAAAATTTGAAAAAGAAAAAATGCTGCAATCTGTTGATAAAAAGGGCACTAGTTTCAAAGCAGCACTGCAAGCAAGCGGGTATGAGGGGGATCAAGAAAATCGCTTAAAAGAAGCGCTTGCTTATATTGAATTGCATATCGAGCAAGGACCTGTTCTAGAGGCAAAACAACTGGAAATAGGAGTTGTTGAAGGTGTACTAGGCATGGTTTGCTATGAAATTACGGTAACAGGGCAGTCCAATCATGCTGGTACGACACCGATGACAATGCGTCAGGATCCGATGATTGTAACTTCTAAAATCATTGCGTATTTACATGAAGAGCTTGGAAAAATTGATGAACAGCTAGTGTTTACTTTTGGTCGAATGAATGTCACTCCAAATATTCATACCGTTATACCGAACAATGTGACTTTTACGATTGATTCACGCCATCAAAAGCCAGAGATTATGCAAAAGGTTGAGGATATACTGAATAATCTCCCTACAGAGGATATGGGCTGTAACATTAAGCCAGTTAAGCTATGGGGTAGAGATACAGTCTATTTTGATACAAATATTTGTAATGAAGTGGAAAGGGCTTGTCAAAGCTTCGGCTATACTGCTCATCGAATGTTTAGCGGGGCAGGGCATGATGCGCAATATATGGCAAGTATTGTACCTTCAGCAATGATTTTCGTACCAAGTATTAATGGTAAAAGTCATTGCGAGGAAGAGGAAACAACATTTGAAGATTGTGCGAAAGGTGCAGATGTATTGCTTGAAACAGTGTTGACGCTGCAAACGAAGTTCAGTATCGGAGAGACATACACGCTACATTAA
- the hydA gene encoding dihydropyrimidinase translates to MKKIIKGGRVATAVDVFEADILIENGKIIQIGKELSDIGAEIIDATGKIVMPGGIDPHTHLDMPFNNTVTDDDWRSGTIAAAFGGTTTILDFCLTAGEEKLSAAVEKWHDKAKGKSAIDYGFHLMIADLTPETEAELPQILEQEGITSVKVFMAYAKEFQATDRTLFKAFKIAKDLGAVVMVHCENGSVIDELVEDARRAGHKEPIYHALTRPAELEGEATKRAIELAHIAGATLYVVHVTCKEAVDEIIAAREKGYDVYGETCPPYLTLDQSALAQPGFEGAKYVWSPPLRPKYHQEHLWNALKAKQLQTIGSDQCSFSFKGKKQLGLNDFSKIPNGGPFIEDRFSILYSEGVAKGKISINEFVDMISTSAAKIFGLFPQKGTIAIGSDADIVIFDPEVKREISAKTHHMNVDYNPYEGWEVTGETVSVLVRGEYVIKNKEFVGVLGSGQYIKRPLKTAAAEALNI, encoded by the coding sequence ATGAAAAAGATTATTAAAGGTGGACGAGTAGCGACAGCTGTAGATGTTTTTGAAGCAGATATTTTAATTGAAAACGGAAAAATTATTCAAATTGGCAAAGAATTATCCGACATAGGGGCAGAAATTATTGATGCTACTGGTAAGATCGTGATGCCAGGTGGGATTGATCCGCATACACATTTAGATATGCCATTCAATAATACTGTGACAGATGATGATTGGAGATCGGGTACTATTGCTGCGGCTTTCGGTGGGACAACTACTATTTTGGACTTCTGCTTAACAGCTGGTGAGGAAAAACTTTCAGCTGCAGTTGAAAAGTGGCATGACAAGGCGAAGGGGAAATCGGCCATCGATTATGGGTTCCACTTAATGATTGCTGATTTAACCCCTGAAACGGAAGCCGAATTGCCACAAATCTTAGAACAGGAAGGTATTACTTCAGTAAAGGTATTTATGGCTTATGCAAAAGAATTTCAAGCAACAGATCGTACACTTTTCAAGGCTTTTAAAATAGCGAAAGACCTTGGTGCTGTTGTGATGGTGCACTGTGAAAATGGTTCTGTTATTGACGAGCTTGTAGAAGATGCGCGACGTGCAGGTCATAAGGAGCCAATTTATCATGCACTCACTCGTCCAGCTGAATTAGAGGGTGAAGCGACAAAACGTGCAATTGAGCTAGCCCATATCGCAGGTGCTACTCTTTATGTCGTGCATGTAACTTGTAAAGAGGCAGTAGATGAAATCATTGCGGCACGTGAAAAAGGATATGACGTCTATGGTGAAACATGTCCACCTTATTTAACTTTAGATCAATCTGCTTTAGCACAACCAGGCTTTGAGGGTGCAAAATATGTTTGGTCCCCACCACTTCGTCCAAAATACCATCAGGAACATTTATGGAATGCGCTAAAAGCAAAACAACTACAAACGATTGGCTCTGACCAATGCTCATTTAGTTTTAAAGGCAAAAAACAATTAGGATTAAATGATTTTTCTAAAATTCCTAACGGTGGTCCATTTATTGAAGATCGCTTCAGTATTTTATATTCAGAAGGTGTAGCAAAAGGAAAAATTTCTATTAATGAGTTCGTCGATATGATTTCCACTAGTGCAGCAAAAATATTTGGTCTATTCCCACAAAAAGGGACAATTGCCATCGGTTCTGATGCCGATATCGTTATTTTTGATCCAGAAGTAAAACGAGAAATCTCGGCTAAAACACATCATATGAATGTGGATTATAACCCATATGAGGGATGGGAAGTAACAGGTGAAACAGTCAGTGTACTAGTGCGTGGAGAGTACGTCATTAAAAATAAAGAATTTGTTGGTGTACTAGGCAGTGGACAATATATAAAACGTCCATTAAAAACAGCAGCAGCAGAAGCACTAAACATTTAG
- a CDS encoding NAD(P)-dependent oxidoreductase, translating to MALNQENTMSQQLKRNFIELTNKMTKNEAIEEANRCLYCYDAPCIKACPTSIQIPNFIKKIASGNMKGSATIILEANPIGASCARVCPTEELCEGACVLNSSTKPIKIGELQRYATDWAMETNAQLFKQGQSNGQKVAIIGAGPAGLSTARELSRFGYAVTIYEAESKAGGLGSYGIVSFRLPNEVVDWEVEQIEKLGVEIKTNTTVGVDISADEILEQYDSVILAVGMGAVPNLGIEGEDLDGVHDAIEFVRKTKMGPLTKDIVGKRVAVIGAGNTAIDGATCAVRLGADNVQILYRRTEKEMTAYKFEYEFAKQDGVEFKWLTAPKKIIGNEAGKVVGIECVKMKLGEAGADGRQRPEVIEGSVFIIEVDAVIKAIGQTRFVSLIEAFGLQHTNGVVDIDETTMQTSNDKVFACGDVVFGNGQGEAMVVTAVQQGKDAAYKIHERLRKPSGIA from the coding sequence ATGGCTCTGAATCAAGAAAATACAATGTCCCAACAGTTAAAACGTAATTTTATTGAATTGACTAACAAGATGACAAAGAATGAGGCAATTGAGGAAGCCAATCGTTGTCTGTATTGTTATGATGCACCATGTATTAAAGCATGTCCTACGAGTATTCAAATCCCAAATTTTATAAAAAAAATTGCTTCTGGTAATATGAAGGGCTCTGCTACGATTATATTAGAAGCAAATCCAATTGGTGCAAGCTGTGCGAGGGTTTGTCCAACGGAGGAACTATGTGAAGGGGCGTGTGTGTTAAATTCCTCAACAAAGCCAATTAAAATCGGAGAGTTACAGCGCTATGCAACAGATTGGGCAATGGAAACGAATGCACAGCTATTTAAGCAAGGGCAAAGTAATGGTCAAAAGGTAGCGATTATTGGTGCAGGTCCTGCTGGTTTATCGACAGCTCGTGAACTTAGCCGTTTTGGCTATGCTGTCACAATCTATGAAGCTGAATCGAAAGCGGGTGGTTTAGGTAGCTATGGTATTGTATCGTTCCGCCTACCAAATGAAGTCGTTGATTGGGAAGTTGAGCAAATTGAAAAACTTGGTGTGGAAATCAAAACGAACACAACTGTCGGTGTTGATATTTCTGCGGATGAGATTTTAGAGCAATATGACAGTGTTATTTTAGCAGTTGGAATGGGGGCTGTCCCAAACCTTGGCATTGAAGGAGAAGATTTAGACGGCGTACATGATGCCATCGAATTTGTCAGGAAGACAAAAATGGGACCGCTTACAAAAGATATCGTTGGGAAGCGGGTAGCTGTCATTGGTGCAGGTAATACCGCGATTGACGGTGCTACATGTGCTGTGCGTTTAGGTGCTGACAATGTCCAGATTCTTTATAGAAGAACAGAAAAAGAAATGACTGCGTACAAATTTGAATATGAATTTGCCAAGCAGGATGGTGTTGAATTTAAGTGGCTAACAGCACCGAAAAAAATTATTGGTAATGAGGCAGGTAAGGTAGTAGGCATTGAATGTGTGAAAATGAAGCTCGGTGAAGCAGGTGCAGATGGTCGTCAAAGACCTGAAGTAATTGAAGGATCTGTTTTTATTATTGAAGTGGATGCTGTTATTAAGGCAATAGGTCAAACACGTTTTGTGTCATTGATTGAAGCTTTTGGTTTACAACATACAAATGGCGTTGTTGATATTGACGAAACGACAATGCAAACTTCGAATGACAAAGTATTTGCATGTGGAGATGTCGTCTTCGGAAATGGTCAGGGTGAGGCGATGGTCGTAACAGCTGTACAGCAAGG